In the genome of Blastopirellula retiformator, the window GGCCCCGCAAGAGCACCGCGAACCTCTTTCGCCGCTCGCCGGACTCTGTGGAGAGAAATAAGATTTTGCTTCTCTTTTTCTGCTGGTCGCTACAACCAACGGACATCACTTCCGCACCGCTTCCACAATAGGACGGCCCCCAGTCTCTTTCGCTTGACAAAGCGCACGGATTTGTGGTCGATTTCGGGGTGCGGATGGAGTTGCTCGCTCGGCGACGGTTGGCGATCTGAAGTTTGGATGCGAAGCGATTGTAAGCGCCGGTGGGCGGACGGTTTGGGGTTCGGCTGGCGGCGAGGCGGTCAGGCCGTGGAGCGCGAAAAAAAACGTGGCGGTCCAGTCCACTAACTCAGGGGCGCTGATGCGTTGGAGGGGAATCGGCGGTGCGTTGGGGAGATGAAAAAAATGTGTGCGGTGGTCCAGTCCGGTCTTCGCGGGCCGGGCTAAGCCATGCTCTTCTCGCGAAGACGCGATAAGAGCATGGCACCAGATATCCAGACCCCGTTTCGCGATTCCGGATTGGTGATTGGGGCATTCGGGCTTATTTAGACATTCGTTATTCGACCTTCGTCATTTAGCTGGCGGCCGGATTCCCTCGGCTCGCGCCTCGGGTTAGTGAAGAGTTGGCCAACCCGTTTTAGACTTGCGCTCTGGGGTGCGCTTTTTCGTAGGCTTCCTTCAGCCTTGTCGTACTGACGTGGGTGTAGATTTGCGTTGTCACCAGGCTTTTGTGGCCTAGTAGCTCTTGGACGCTGCGGATGTCGGCGCCTGCGTCGAGGAGGTGGGTAGCGAAGCTGTGCCGTAGGGTATGCGGCGAGGTGCGGGTGTCGAGGTCGGTTTGGGCGATGTACTTTTCGAGCATGCGGCCGACGCTGCGGGTGGTCAAGCGATTGCCAAACTTGTTGGTGAAGATCGGCTTCTCTTTGGCGGCGGCCGAGCGAACGCTCAAGGTTCGTTTGGCGAGCCAATCTTGCAGCGCTTTAGCGGCAAAGCTTCCGAGCGGACCGAGACGTTCTCGCTTCCCTTTCCCACGAACGCGGATCAAGCCTTGCTCGAAGTCGACGTCGCTATCGTTGAGCCCGACCAGTTCGCTGACGCGGAGGCCGGCGCTGTAGGTGGTCTCTAAGATCGCCCGATCACGCAGGCCAGCGGCGGTGTTGGTCGGCGGGGCATACAGCAGCTTGCTGATTTCATCGGTCGTCAGAAAGTGAGGGAGCTTCCGCTTGCGGCGCGGGTTGCGGAGCGGCTTGGCCGGACTGCGGTCGACCAGGTCCTCGCGCTGGGCGAAGCGGAAGAAGGAGCGCATCGAGGCGAGACGGCGGGCGATGGTCGTTTCGCTGTAGCCTGCGTCACTGACGGCGGCGACATAGCCGCGCAGGTCGAGGGTGGAGACTTCTCCGGTGGTGGCCGGCGCGGCGTAGAGTTCTTCGAGATAGTCGACCAGCGCTTCCAGGTCTTCGCCGTAACTTTTGATCGTCAGGTCGGACGCGTTACGTTCGACCTTGAGGTAACGGAGGAAGCGGTCGGCGGCGGCTCGCATATCCACGGCCGCGGGCTCCTGTTATTCGAATTCGTCGAAATCGAGATGATCGACGCCGCCCAAGTCGATGGCGCCTTTGGCCGGATACTCGAAGCGCGG includes:
- the xerC gene encoding tyrosine recombinase XerC translates to MRAAADRFLRYLKVERNASDLTIKSYGEDLEALVDYLEELYAAPATTGEVSTLDLRGYVAAVSDAGYSETTIARRLASMRSFFRFAQREDLVDRSPAKPLRNPRRKRKLPHFLTTDEISKLLYAPPTNTAAGLRDRAILETTYSAGLRVSELVGLNDSDVDFEQGLIRVRGKGKRERLGPLGSFAAKALQDWLAKRTLSVRSAAAKEKPIFTNKFGNRLTTRSVGRMLEKYIAQTDLDTRTSPHTLRHSFATHLLDAGADIRSVQELLGHKSLVTTQIYTHVSTTRLKEAYEKAHPRAQV